AAGCCGAACCCCGGGTCCCACCGGGGGTTCTGGTGCCCTCGGGTGAGAGCGATGCCGGCCCTTGGCGTTGTCACACTCTAGCGCGTATTGCCGTTAGGTGTTCGACAATGCCGACCGATGGACGGGAGTCTTGTTCGGCGTCCCGCATGCGTCAAGGGTTCCGTTATCGAAAACAGGATCGTTATTGATCGCCATCGGTTATCGCCCTGCGGGTACTGAGGGGCATGTGCGCCCCATTTGTCCGTTCAAGCGTAGGGCGAGAACCGGGACGCCGCCTCGCGTCCCGGTCGCCCGGTTCCCGGCCGCCCGGCCGCGCCGCTCAGAACCGCCCGGCGCCCAGGTCCCGAGACACCGCGCGGGCGCAGTCCCGCACCGCCGCGATCAGTTCCGGGCGCAGCCCGCCGTCGCGGCACAGCCGCTCCACCGCGCCGGTGACCCCGACCGCGCCCACCGGCATGCGGCGCCGGTCGTGGATGGGTGCGGCGACCGACGCCACGCCCTCCCAGGTCTCCTCCACGTCCGCCGCGTACCCCCGCGCGCGCGTGAGGTCCAGCAGGCGCTCGAAGTCCCCGGGGTCGCACACCGTGCGCTCCGTGAAGGGCTTGCGGTCGGCCTCCAGGGCCTCGCTGTGCGCCACCGGGTCGTACGCGGACAGCACCTTGCCCAGCGCCGTGGAGTGCAGCGGCTGCATGGCCCCGATCTCCAGCACCTGCCGGCTGTCGTCCGGCCGGAAGACGTGGTGCACGATCAGCACGCCCTGCTGGTGCAGCACGCCCAGGTACACGCTCTCCCCGCTGGAGCGGGCCAGGTCGTCCGTCCACACCAGGGCCCGCGCGCGCAGCTCGTGCACGTCCAGGTAGGTCGTGCCCAGCCGCAGCAGCTCCGCGCCCAGCTGGTAGCGCCCCGAGGCGTCGTCCTGCTCCACGAACCCCTCCTGCTGCAGGGTGCGCAGGATGCCGTGCGCGGTGCCCTTGGCGAGGCCCAGTGACGAGGCGATGTCCGAGAGGCCGAGCCGTCGCTCGCCGCCCGCGAGCAGCCGCAGCATCGCGGCCGCCCGTTCGAGCGACTGGATGTTCCGTGCCATCGCCGTCCTGCCTCCGTCCCCTTCGACCGCCGACGACCGCCGACACGCGCGGTGGGCGTCGACGGCCGTTGACGAACCCTGTCGTACACCGTCGCCTGTATCGTTCGGCAATGCCGAACACTACCGGTCCATGCCGACCTCCCGCCAATGGTTCGGCCGGCACCTGTCGCATTCCGGGCGGCCCGCCGACGGCCTTCGGCCACCCGGGTCACTCCGGCGCGTCCGCCTCGTGGACGCCGGTGCCCATCCAAGCCCACTCCCGGTTACTCTGACGCCGTGCCCTCGCCCGGCCCCCGCCGGGGAAGCCGCATAGCCGACAGCCGTCGCACCCCAGGGAGTCCCCACATGGCCTCGTCGCCGACGTCCCCCTCCGCCGACAGCCGGACCCGTGCGTCCGCGCTCCGCGAGGCGCTCGCCACCCGTGTGGTGGTCGCCGACGGAGCCATGGGCACGATGCTCCAGGCCCAGGAGCCGACCCTCGACGACTTCCAGCAGCTCGAGGGCTGCAACGAGATACTCAACATCACCCGCCCCGACATCGTCCGCTCCGTCCACGAGGCGTACTTCGCCGTGGGCGTCGACTGCGTCGAGACCAACACCTTCGGCGCCAACCACTCCGCCCTCGGCGAGTACGACATCCCCGACCGCGTCCACGAGCTGTCCGAGGCGGGTGCCCGCGTCGCCCGCGAGACCGCCGACGACTTCACGGCACGGGACGGCCGCCCCCGTTGGGTCCTGGGCTCCATGGGCCCCGGCACCAAGCTTCCCACCCTCGGTCACGCCCCGTACACCACCCTGCGCGACGCCTACCAGCGCAACGCCGAGGGCCTGGCCGCCGGCGGCGCCGACGCGCTGCTCGTGGAGACCACCCAGGACCTGCTGCAGACCAAGGCGGCCGTGCTCGGCGCCCGGCGCGGCCTGGAGGCCCTCGGCCTGGACTTGCCGGTGATCGTCTCGGTGACCGTGGAAACCACCGGCACCATGCTGCTCGGCTCCGAGATCGGCGCCGCCCTCACCGCGCTCGAACCGCTCGGCATCGACATGATCGGCCTGAACTGCGCCACCGGCCCGGCCGAGATGAGCGAGCACCTGCGCTACCTCGCCCGCCACGCCCGCGTCCCGCTGTCCTGCATGCCCAACGCGGGCCTGCCCGTGCTCGGCAGGGACGGCGCCCACTACCCGCTGACCGCGCCGGCCCTGGCCGACGCCCAGGAGACCTTCGTCCGCGAGTACGGCCTCTCCCTCGTCGGCGGCTGCTGCGGCACCACCCCCGAGCACCTGCGCCGGGTCGTCGAACGCGTCCGGGGCCTCACCCCGCCCGAGCGCCACCCGCGGCCCGAGCCGGGTGCGGCCTCCCTCTACCAGTCGGTGCCCTTCCGCCAGGACACCTCCTACCTGGCCATCGGTGAGCGCACCAACGCCAACGGCTCCAAGAGGTTCCGCGAGGCCATGCTGGAGGGCCGCTGGGACGACTGCGTGGAAACGGCCCGCGAGCAGATCCGCGAGGGCGCGCACATGCTCGACCTCTGCGTGGACTACGTCGGCCGGGACGGCGTCGCCGACATGGAGGAGCTCGCCGGCCGCTTCGCCACCGCCTCCACCCTGCCCATCGTGCTGGACTCCACCGAGGTCGACGTCATCCGGGCGGGCCTGGAGAAGCTCGGCGGCCGCGCGGTGATCAACTCCGTGAACTACGAGGACGGCGACGGACCCGACTCCCGCTTCGCCAGGGTCACGCAGCTGGCCCGGGAACACGGCGCCGCCCTGATCGCGCTGACCATCGACGAGGAGGGCCAGGCCCGCACCCCGGAGAAGAAGGTCGAGATCGCCGAACGGCTGATCGCCGACCTGACCGGGAACTGGGGCATCCGTGAGGAGGACATCCTCATCGACACCCTCACCTTCACCATCTGCACCGGCCAGGAGGAGTCCCGCAAGGACGGCGTCGCCACCATCGAGGCGATCCGCGAGCTGAAGAGGCGGCATCCGAACGTGCAGACCACGCTCGGCCTGTCGAACATCTCCTTCGGCCTCAACCCGGCCGCCCGCATCCTGCTGAACTCCGTCTTCCTGGACGAGTGCGTCAAGGCCGGCCTGGACTCGGCGATCGTGCACGCCTCCAAGATCCTGCCGATCGCCCGGTTCGGCGAGGAGGAGGTCCGCACCGCCCTCGACCTGATCCACGACCGCCGCAGCGAGGGCTACGACCCCCTCCAGAAGCTCATGCAGCTCTTCGAGGGCGCCACCGCCAAGTCCCTCAAGGCCGGCAGGGCCGAGGAACTGGCCGCGCTGCCGCTGGAGGAACGCCTCGAGCGCCGCATCATCGACGGCGAGCGCAACGGCCTGGAGGCCGACCTGGACCAGGCCCTGCGGGACCGGCCCGCCCTGGACATCGTCAACGACACCCTCCTGGAGGGCATGAAGGTCGTCGGCGACCTCTTCGGCTCCGGCCAGATGCAGCTGCCGTTCGTCCTGCAGTCCGCCGAGGTCATGAAGGCCGCCGTCGCCCACCTCGAACCCCACATGGAGAAGACGGACGACGAGGGCAAGGGCACCATCGTGCTCGCCACCGTGCGCGGCGACGTGCACGACATCGGCAAGAACCTCGTCGACATCATCCTGTCCAACAACGGCTACAACGTCGTCAACCTGGGCATCAAGCAGCCGGTCTCCGCGATCCTGGAAGCGGCCGAGGAACACCGCGCCGACGTCATCGGCATGTCCGGCCTCCTGGTGAAGTCCACGGTGATCATGAAGGAGAACCTGGAGGAGCTGAACCAGCGCGGCCTCGCCGCCCGCTTCCCCGTCATCCTCGGCGGCGCCGCCCTCACCCGGGCCTACGTCGAACAGGACCTGCACGAGGTCTACGACGGCGAGGTCCGCTACGCCCGCGACGCCTTCGAGGGCCTGCGCCTGATGGACGCCCTGATCGGCGTCAAGCGGGGCGTGCCCGGCGCGAAGCTGCCCGAACTCAGGCAGCGCCGGGTGGCCGCGGCGCCCGCCGCCGAGGCGGAGGAGCGCCCGGAGGAGGGCCACGTCCGCTCCGACGTCGCCACCGACAACCCCGTGCCGGCCCCGCCGTTCTGGGACACCCGCATCGTCAAGGGCATCCAGCTCAAGGAGTACGCGAGCTGGCTGGACGAGGGCGCCCTGTTCAAGGGCCAGTGGGGACTCAGGCAGGCCCGCACCGGCGACGGCCCGTCCTACGAGGAACTCGTCGAGACCGAGGGCCGGCCCCGCCTGCGCGGCCTGCTCGACCGGCTCCAGACCGAGAACCTGCTCGAAGCGGCCGTCGTCTACGGCTACTTCCCCTGCGTGTCCAAGGACGACGACCTGATCATCCTGGACGAACAGGGCAACGAGCGCACCCGCTTCACCTTCCCGCGCCAGCGCCGCGGCCGCCGCCTGTGCCTGGCCGACTTCTTCCGGCCCGAGGAGTCCGGCGAGACCGACGTCGTCGGCTTCCAGGTCGTCACCGTCGGTTCGCGCATCGGCGAGGAGACCGCCAGGCTCTTCCAATCCGACTCCTACCGCGACTACCTCGAACTGCACGGCCTGTCCGTCCAGTTGGCCGAAGCGCTCGCCGAGTACTGGCACGCCCGCGTCCGCTCCGAACTCGGCTTCGCCCACGAGGACCCCACCGCTGTCGAGGACATGTTCGCCCTGAAGTACCGCGGCGCCCGCTTCTCCCTCGGCTACGGCGCCTGCCCCGACCTGGAG
This is a stretch of genomic DNA from Streptomyces sp. TG1A-8. It encodes these proteins:
- a CDS encoding IclR family transcriptional regulator, translating into MARNIQSLERAAAMLRLLAGGERRLGLSDIASSLGLAKGTAHGILRTLQQEGFVEQDDASGRYQLGAELLRLGTTYLDVHELRARALVWTDDLARSSGESVYLGVLHQQGVLIVHHVFRPDDSRQVLEIGAMQPLHSTALGKVLSAYDPVAHSEALEADRKPFTERTVCDPGDFERLLDLTRARGYAADVEETWEGVASVAAPIHDRRRMPVGAVGVTGAVERLCRDGGLRPELIAAVRDCARAVSRDLGAGRF
- the metH gene encoding methionine synthase encodes the protein MASSPTSPSADSRTRASALREALATRVVVADGAMGTMLQAQEPTLDDFQQLEGCNEILNITRPDIVRSVHEAYFAVGVDCVETNTFGANHSALGEYDIPDRVHELSEAGARVARETADDFTARDGRPRWVLGSMGPGTKLPTLGHAPYTTLRDAYQRNAEGLAAGGADALLVETTQDLLQTKAAVLGARRGLEALGLDLPVIVSVTVETTGTMLLGSEIGAALTALEPLGIDMIGLNCATGPAEMSEHLRYLARHARVPLSCMPNAGLPVLGRDGAHYPLTAPALADAQETFVREYGLSLVGGCCGTTPEHLRRVVERVRGLTPPERHPRPEPGAASLYQSVPFRQDTSYLAIGERTNANGSKRFREAMLEGRWDDCVETAREQIREGAHMLDLCVDYVGRDGVADMEELAGRFATASTLPIVLDSTEVDVIRAGLEKLGGRAVINSVNYEDGDGPDSRFARVTQLAREHGAALIALTIDEEGQARTPEKKVEIAERLIADLTGNWGIREEDILIDTLTFTICTGQEESRKDGVATIEAIRELKRRHPNVQTTLGLSNISFGLNPAARILLNSVFLDECVKAGLDSAIVHASKILPIARFGEEEVRTALDLIHDRRSEGYDPLQKLMQLFEGATAKSLKAGRAEELAALPLEERLERRIIDGERNGLEADLDQALRDRPALDIVNDTLLEGMKVVGDLFGSGQMQLPFVLQSAEVMKAAVAHLEPHMEKTDDEGKGTIVLATVRGDVHDIGKNLVDIILSNNGYNVVNLGIKQPVSAILEAAEEHRADVIGMSGLLVKSTVIMKENLEELNQRGLAARFPVILGGAALTRAYVEQDLHEVYDGEVRYARDAFEGLRLMDALIGVKRGVPGAKLPELRQRRVAAAPAAEAEERPEEGHVRSDVATDNPVPAPPFWDTRIVKGIQLKEYASWLDEGALFKGQWGLRQARTGDGPSYEELVETEGRPRLRGLLDRLQTENLLEAAVVYGYFPCVSKDDDLIILDEQGNERTRFTFPRQRRGRRLCLADFFRPEESGETDVVGFQVVTVGSRIGEETARLFQSDSYRDYLELHGLSVQLAEALAEYWHARVRSELGFAHEDPTAVEDMFALKYRGARFSLGYGACPDLEDRAKIADLLRPERIGVHLSEEFQLHPEQSTDAIVIHHPEAKYFNAR